From Candidatus Amoebophilus asiaticus 5a2, the proteins below share one genomic window:
- a CDS encoding ankyrin repeat domain-containing protein, translating to MKTIEEFKNKLYCCSDNFLCLIFVLVTVISCECNNKGNKGRSGIPTLKYNINAEVITDDMINTAKAAGKNFLADILTKLQKNETVDIDACNYNYWSERNHTALMQAVEIRSLPIVKALIARGAKVNTIYGENAALHVAASFGYTEILLELIEHGADVNIKGREWGGNAPLHYAAESGHVETIAKLIEKGAELNTKNIYGNTPLHFAAQAGHIEAILKLLEKGGDIDAKNQIDEETPLHLASGSGHTNAVVKLIEKGAIIDIKNIDGDTPLHRAARFGHTETVLKLLEKGAELNTKNIDGNTPLHFAAQAGHRETVLRLIEYSIKLNIKNTYIDTKDICERTPLHVAALYNQQTATVLELIKQGATIDIQDGEGNTPLHNAAWRGHLNVVHALVNARAKKDIHNNKGQIPLDLATSEEVKNALK from the coding sequence ATGAAAACTATAGAAGAATTTAAGAATAAACTTTATTGCTGTTCTGATAACTTCCTTTGTTTAATATTTGTACTCGTTACAGTAATTTCTTGCGAGTGTAACAACAAGGGAAATAAAGGCCGCAGCGGTATACCAACCTTAAAATATAATATAAATGCAGAGGTTATTACTGACGACATGATCAATACTGCTAAAGCAGCAGGGAAAAACTTCTTGGCTGATATACTCACCAAGCTTCAAAAAAATGAAACAGTAGATATTGATGCCTGTAATTACAACTACTGGAGTGAGAGAAACCACACAGCCTTAATGCAAGCTGTAGAAATAAGAAGCTTACCAATTGTTAAAGCCTTGATAGCCAGAGGAGCCAAGGTGAATACAATATATGGCGAAAATGCTGCATTACATGTAGCTGCAAGCTTTGGATATACTGAGATACTGTTAGAATTAATAGAGCATGGTGCTGACGTTAATATAAAGGGACGGGAATGGGGAGGTAATGCTCCTCTTCATTATGCTGCCGAATCAGGACATGTAGAAACCATAGCAAAATTAATAGAGAAGGGGGCAGAATTAAATACAAAGAATATATATGGAAATACTCCTTTACACTTTGCTGCTCAGGCAGGACATATAGAAGCTATATTGAAATTGTTAGAGAAAGGCGGAGATATAGATGCCAAGAATCAAATTGATGAAGAAACTCCTTTACATCTTGCATCTGGTTCAGGCCATACTAATGCAGTAGTAAAACTAATAGAAAAAGGAGCAATAATAGATATAAAGAATATAGATGGAGATACCCCTTTACATCGTGCCGCTCGTTTTGGTCATACAGAAACAGTACTCAAATTACTAGAGAAGGGGGCAGAATTAAATACAAAGAATATAGATGGAAATACTCCTTTACACTTTGCTGCTCAGGCAGGACATAGAGAAACAGTATTAAGATTAATAGAATACAGTATAAAATTAAATATAAAAAATACATATATAGATACTAAGGATATATGTGAGAGGACCCCTTTACATGTTGCTGCTCTTTATAATCAACAAACTGCGACAGTATTAGAATTAATAAAACAAGGTGCAACTATTGACATACAGGATGGTGAGGGTAATACTCCTCTACATAATGCTGCTTGGAGAGGTCATCTTAATGTAGTTCATGCACTAGTAAATGCAAGAGCTAAAAAAGATATACACAACAATAAAGGTCAAATTCCTTTGGACTTAGCTACAAGTGAAGAAGTAAAAAATGCACTAAAGTAA
- the uvrA gene encoding excinuclease ABC subunit UvrA has translation MNNHTPYHEVDQLDPRHFIIVKGARVNNLKNVNVAIPRNQLVVITGLSGSGKSSLAFDTLFAEGQRMYIESLSSYARQFLGKLEKPDVDYIRGISPAIAIEQKTNNKNPRSTVGTITEIYEYLKLLYARIGTTYSPISGQKVTRNTVSDVVDYIYSHPAGTKAIISYPLQLDANANPIERLKVELAKGFTRIIYAGKTTFIEDILSSEQALTSHDISILIDRFVVDQEDRDNQFRIADSIQTAFFEGKGTCYVEIVGKEQKVFSDRFEQDGMAFEIPSVNLFSFNNSYGACKTCDGFGKILGIDIDKVIPNRTLSVYEGAIYPWKSQSMHKWLQPLIENERYKDFPIHRPYKDLTAEEQTFLWKGDGNFKGIDGFFQYLQEKIHKIQYRILLSRYRGKTTCPDCQGTRIRKDASYVKIEGKAITELLLMPIAEVARFFNSLSLPVHAQQIADRLLVEIRNRLSYMEQVGLSYLTLNRQSATLSGGEYQRIKLATALGSTLVDTLYILDEPTIGLHPRDTQKLIDILVALKNLGNTVIVVEHEEELMQVADQLIDIGPEAGSKGGELVFQGDWDALKNFNQSHTARYLNGIETIPVPTQRRKPQYNITFKGIRENNLKDVDVTIPLGVLTVITGVSGSGKSTLVKRIIYPALANKLEIYKEKPGSFDSLEGDYDLIKYIEFVDQNPIGKSSRSNPVTYVKAYEHIRQLFADQPLAKQRSYQPSYFSFNVEGGRCEACQGEGKITIEMQFMADITLTCESCHGKRFKQEALEIKYKDHDIASVLDMTVDDASYFFRDQTSIYRKLKPLRDVGLGYVTLGQPSSSLSGGEAQRLKLATYLDKSHQQEHTLFIFDEPTTGLHVHDISKLLTAINNLISVGNSVLVIEHTTELIKCADWIIDLGPEGGDQGGEIVFSGTPEDMIQLSNNHTAEYLRKKLI, from the coding sequence ATGAATAACCATACGCCTTACCATGAAGTTGACCAGCTTGACCCCAGACATTTCATCATTGTAAAAGGAGCAAGGGTAAATAATCTAAAAAATGTAAATGTAGCTATTCCACGTAACCAACTAGTAGTGATTACAGGATTGTCTGGTTCTGGCAAGTCTTCCTTGGCTTTTGATACACTGTTTGCCGAGGGCCAGCGTATGTACATAGAAAGCTTAAGTTCTTACGCACGTCAGTTTTTAGGGAAATTAGAAAAACCAGATGTAGATTATATTCGTGGCATTTCCCCTGCGATTGCTATTGAGCAAAAAACCAATAATAAAAATCCACGCTCTACAGTAGGTACTATCACAGAGATATATGAATATTTAAAACTTCTCTATGCTAGAATTGGCACCACTTACTCACCCATTAGCGGACAAAAAGTTACTAGGAATACCGTATCTGATGTAGTTGATTACATTTATAGCCATCCTGCCGGAACAAAAGCTATCATCTCCTACCCTTTACAACTAGATGCAAATGCTAACCCTATAGAGCGTTTAAAAGTAGAACTAGCAAAAGGATTTACTAGAATCATATATGCAGGAAAAACAACTTTTATTGAAGATATTCTCAGTAGCGAGCAAGCCTTAACATCTCATGATATATCTATATTAATAGATCGGTTTGTAGTGGACCAAGAAGATCGCGACAATCAGTTTAGAATAGCCGATTCTATCCAAACTGCTTTTTTTGAAGGCAAAGGAACTTGCTATGTGGAAATTGTAGGTAAAGAACAGAAAGTGTTCTCTGATCGTTTTGAACAAGACGGAATGGCCTTTGAAATACCTTCTGTAAACCTTTTTAGTTTTAACAACTCTTATGGTGCCTGCAAAACGTGCGATGGATTTGGGAAAATATTGGGTATTGATATTGATAAAGTTATACCTAATAGAACGCTTTCTGTTTACGAAGGAGCTATTTATCCCTGGAAAAGCCAATCCATGCATAAATGGTTACAGCCACTTATAGAAAACGAGCGGTATAAAGATTTCCCTATCCATAGGCCTTACAAAGATTTAACTGCTGAAGAGCAAACATTTTTATGGAAAGGTGATGGTAATTTTAAAGGCATCGATGGTTTCTTTCAATATTTGCAAGAGAAAATACACAAAATCCAGTATAGAATTCTTTTATCTCGTTATAGAGGAAAAACGACCTGTCCTGATTGCCAAGGAACTAGAATTAGAAAAGATGCCAGTTATGTTAAAATAGAAGGAAAAGCCATTACTGAATTACTACTAATGCCTATAGCAGAGGTGGCTCGTTTTTTTAACAGCCTATCATTGCCGGTACATGCACAACAAATTGCCGACCGACTTCTGGTTGAGATTAGAAATAGGCTATCTTATATGGAACAGGTCGGATTAAGTTACCTTACTTTAAACCGGCAATCTGCTACCCTATCCGGTGGGGAGTACCAAAGGATTAAGCTAGCTACAGCCTTGGGTAGTACACTAGTAGATACGCTCTATATTTTAGATGAGCCTACTATTGGACTGCATCCTAGAGATACACAAAAACTAATTGATATTTTGGTTGCCTTAAAAAATCTAGGTAATACAGTTATTGTAGTGGAACATGAAGAAGAGCTAATGCAAGTGGCTGATCAGCTAATTGACATAGGGCCTGAAGCAGGTTCTAAAGGTGGAGAATTGGTATTTCAAGGAGATTGGGATGCCTTAAAAAATTTCAACCAAAGCCACACTGCTCGTTACTTAAACGGCATAGAAACCATTCCTGTACCTACCCAGAGACGCAAGCCTCAATATAACATTACTTTTAAAGGCATTAGAGAGAATAATTTAAAGGATGTAGATGTAACCATTCCATTAGGTGTATTGACCGTTATAACAGGCGTGAGTGGCTCAGGAAAATCTACCTTAGTAAAAAGAATTATATACCCAGCTTTAGCCAATAAGCTAGAAATATATAAAGAAAAACCAGGTAGTTTTGATAGTTTAGAAGGCGATTATGATCTAATTAAGTATATAGAGTTTGTAGATCAAAACCCTATTGGAAAATCCTCTCGATCTAATCCGGTTACTTATGTAAAAGCCTATGAGCACATCCGACAGCTATTTGCAGACCAGCCATTAGCAAAGCAGCGAAGTTATCAACCCTCCTATTTTTCATTTAATGTAGAAGGAGGCAGATGTGAAGCATGCCAAGGAGAAGGTAAAATAACTATAGAAATGCAATTTATGGCCGATATAACACTGACATGTGAAAGCTGTCATGGCAAACGATTTAAGCAAGAAGCATTAGAAATAAAATATAAGGATCATGATATTGCATCTGTGCTAGACATGACTGTCGATGATGCTTCTTATTTCTTTAGAGACCAAACCAGCATTTACAGAAAACTAAAACCTTTGCGTGATGTAGGCTTAGGATATGTTACACTAGGGCAGCCTTCTAGCTCCCTAAGTGGTGGAGAAGCACAGCGCCTCAAGCTAGCAACCTACTTAGATAAGAGCCACCAGCAAGAACATACTTTGTTTATCTTTGATGAACCTACCACAGGACTCCATGTGCATGATATTAGTAAGTTGCTCACAGCAATCAATAACCTAATTAGTGTGGGAAATAGCGTGCTGGTTATAGAACATACAACAGAACTTATTAAATGTGCCGACTGGATTATAGATTTAGGCCCAGAGGGCGGAGACCAAGGAGGAGAAATTGTGTTTAGTGGTACCCCAGAAGATATGATTCAGCTTAGCAATAACCATACAGCCGAATATCTTAGAAAGAAATTGATATAG
- a CDS encoding phospholipase D family nuclease — translation MATIEKSAIKKNSTKLKVAILFAFIIGAASGYESAVYFHKDYTNRNLPTTSSIQIRFSPGGQCIPFIEQAIGMAQSNILVQAYAFTSAKIAQALIEAHKRGVIVKILVDRSQLTAKGSQVKKVVDMGIPVAIDIVPGIAHNKVMIIDNAYILTGSFNWSNAAEYRNAENLLLITDSRINKIYRENWEKRAVTATAVHFSHPIP, via the coding sequence ATGGCAACCATTGAGAAAAGCGCCATTAAAAAGAATTCGACCAAACTAAAGGTAGCTATTCTATTCGCTTTTATAATAGGTGCTGCAAGCGGATATGAAAGTGCTGTTTACTTCCACAAGGATTATACAAATAGAAACTTACCTACCACTAGTTCTATACAGATTCGGTTTAGTCCTGGTGGTCAATGTATACCTTTTATAGAACAAGCCATTGGTATGGCACAGAGTAACATACTTGTACAAGCCTACGCTTTTACCTCAGCTAAGATTGCACAAGCGCTTATAGAAGCACATAAGAGAGGTGTTATAGTGAAAATCTTGGTAGACCGGTCACAATTAACAGCAAAGGGTTCCCAGGTTAAAAAAGTAGTAGATATGGGTATACCTGTAGCGATCGACATAGTACCAGGCATTGCCCACAATAAAGTAATGATTATTGATAATGCCTATATACTTACTGGCTCATTTAATTGGAGTAATGCTGCAGAATATAGAAATGCCGAAAATTTACTATTGATTACCGATAGTAGAATAAATAAAATTTATAGGGAAAATTGGGAAAAACGAGCAGTGACGGCAACAGCTGTCCATTTTAGTCATCCTATACCTTGA
- a CDS encoding ankyrin repeat domain-containing protein, producing MCLQSCSHSTNLPCASVKEESVVQTQETMHQAGISSILNKEFSAQAGHILTFYKEAGQLQAVVKENCPIGFSKTHILPVYIEQGAELSDLLRLGEQAQQRRIHIQLAQGHQPAKVVIYKGAGLMGGGKKKKQLTDEQKAIQKEKRARKEEEKAKMCKEERSRKREEEVKLKKEKARLRKEERARKRKEENVRREAEKVALKNTPLHEAILEGNATKLYELVHSGADIYAKGRYGTTPLQLAVRKSDVELISLLLDQRADINKDKISKLLYLAIRRSDVEVVNLLLEYGADINSREHNGISPLHVAVDENRTEVVKLLLEQGVDLNVRNNYQNTPLHWAIRKGYIGVAKLLVQYGADINAQGEYGASPLHIAVAESQMELVKLFLEQGADIYVKGKYNDLVLHWAAARGNVHITKLLLEHEAYICAKLNWDIFQRSVESVHSLVEREFAINSKDDSGDTPLHKAARNGHLEVVEILLDQGANANATNIKGLTPYQVTKEVSILTVLGALSITDVNVLDKRVEKENVSNELKEAHKGGVDVTSASANSLAKDKYDDTDIIRKNKSLQKAIVRGDVKRVSKLINIGLDINAKNIDGNTLLYLAAQNSWIEVAKLLIENGAKVNEVSKNGEIPLHSVAEKGQLELVDLLAEQKSNFNAKNITGNTPLHLAVINNHVEVVRLLLQLGAKWNVENKSGRTPLQFAIRKGYTAIADLIISKEKGYMSEEEDTYNEL from the coding sequence TTGTGCCTACAAAGCTGCTCCCATTCTACCAATTTACCTTGTGCTTCTGTTAAGGAAGAATCGGTAGTACAAACACAAGAAACAATGCATCAAGCAGGCATTTCTTCGATACTTAACAAAGAGTTTAGTGCACAAGCGGGCCATATCCTTACTTTCTATAAAGAAGCTGGTCAGTTGCAAGCAGTTGTAAAAGAAAACTGCCCTATCGGCTTTAGTAAAACACATATTTTACCTGTATATATTGAGCAAGGGGCAGAATTATCGGATCTACTTCGATTAGGCGAGCAAGCACAACAACGACGTATTCATATTCAATTAGCACAAGGACACCAGCCAGCTAAAGTAGTTATCTATAAAGGAGCAGGGTTGATGGGGGGCGGTAAAAAAAAGAAACAATTAACTGATGAGCAGAAAGCTATACAAAAGGAAAAGAGGGCCAGAAAGGAAGAAGAGAAAGCTAAGATGTGTAAAGAGGAGAGATCCAGAAAGAGAGAAGAGGAAGTTAAGCTGAAAAAAGAGAAAGCTAGGTTGAGAAAGGAGGAGAGAGCTAGAAAGAGAAAAGAAGAGAATGTTAGACGGGAGGCCGAAAAGGTAGCTCTTAAAAATACCCCTTTACATGAAGCTATTTTAGAGGGGAATGCTACAAAGCTTTATGAGCTGGTTCATTCAGGAGCAGATATATACGCTAAGGGTAGGTATGGAACTACTCCCTTACAGTTGGCAGTTAGGAAGTCTGATGTAGAGTTAATAAGCTTATTATTGGACCAAAGGGCAGATATAAATAAAGATAAGATATCTAAGCTTTTATACTTGGCTATCAGAAGATCGGATGTGGAAGTAGTAAATCTATTATTAGAATATGGGGCAGATATAAATTCTCGGGAGCATAATGGAATTTCTCCATTACATGTAGCTGTTGATGAGAACCGAACGGAAGTAGTAAAGCTATTATTAGAACAAGGAGTAGACTTAAATGTTAGGAATAATTACCAAAATACACCATTACATTGGGCTATTAGAAAGGGTTATATAGGAGTGGCTAAGTTATTGGTACAGTATGGGGCAGATATAAATGCTCAAGGAGAATATGGTGCTTCTCCATTACACATAGCTGTGGCAGAAAGCCAAATGGAATTAGTGAAGCTATTTTTAGAACAAGGGGCAGATATATATGTGAAGGGTAAGTATAATGATCTTGTATTACATTGGGCTGCTGCTCGAGGGAATGTGCATATAACCAAGCTGCTACTAGAGCATGAAGCATATATATGTGCTAAACTTAATTGGGATATTTTTCAAAGATCTGTGGAGTCAGTACATTCCTTAGTAGAACGTGAATTTGCTATAAATAGTAAAGATGACTCTGGTGATACACCATTGCATAAAGCGGCCAGAAATGGACACTTAGAAGTGGTAGAGATATTACTAGACCAAGGAGCTAACGCAAATGCTACAAATATCAAGGGGCTAACTCCTTATCAGGTTACTAAAGAAGTTAGCATATTAACCGTATTAGGTGCTCTATCTATAACAGATGTAAATGTTTTGGATAAAAGAGTTGAAAAAGAAAATGTTTCAAACGAGTTAAAAGAAGCACATAAGGGCGGTGTAGATGTAACTTCAGCAAGTGCCAATAGTCTTGCGAAAGATAAATATGACGATACGGATATTATAAGAAAAAATAAATCCTTACAAAAAGCTATTGTAAGGGGAGATGTAAAAAGAGTCAGTAAGTTAATAAATATAGGGTTAGATATTAATGCCAAAAATATAGATGGCAATACACTTTTATATTTGGCTGCACAAAATTCTTGGATAGAGGTAGCTAAGCTTTTGATTGAAAACGGTGCTAAAGTTAATGAAGTTAGTAAGAATGGAGAAATTCCTTTACATTCTGTTGCTGAGAAGGGACAGTTAGAGTTAGTTGATCTATTGGCGGAACAAAAATCCAATTTTAATGCTAAAAATATTACGGGGAATACGCCTTTGCATTTAGCTGTTATAAATAATCATGTGGAAGTAGTGCGTCTACTACTGCAATTAGGAGCTAAGTGGAATGTTGAAAATAAATCAGGCCGTACACCTCTTCAGTTTGCTATACGAAAGGGCTATACAGCAATAGCCGATTTAATAATTAGCAAAGAGAAAGGATATATGAGCGAGGAAGAAGATACTTATAATGAACTTTAA
- a CDS encoding exo-beta-N-acetylmuramidase NamZ family protein, with amino-acid sequence MTFRWLLTLSFILLSYPFTITAHTASQVITGAEQLDAYLPKLRNKNIAVIANAASQVKGVHLVDILLKHGVIIKKILAPEHGFRGQKDAGEFDEDTIDTRTGIEIVSLYKQQSKRLTPSMLEGIDLVIFDIQDVGVRFFTYISTLHYVMEACVSCSKPLLLLDRPNPNAHYVDGPVLEKHVQSFIGMHPIPIVYGLTIGELASMINEEGWLKDGLKCNLEIISLKNYTHQTGYELPHKPSPNLANRQAVALYPSLGLFEGTIMSVGRGTDYPFQVIGYPDKTWGNFNFIPVSIPGMATSPKYQDKQCYGLDLREVIPSSFIKLAYLLHFYKLAKEQNIPFFEKSFDLHAGHATLRQQIEAGLSEKEIRASWQADLNRYKILRKNYLLYPE; translated from the coding sequence ATGACCTTCCGTTGGTTGCTAACCTTATCATTTATCCTATTAAGTTATCCTTTTACTATAACGGCTCATACTGCCTCTCAAGTAATTACGGGTGCTGAACAGCTGGACGCATATTTACCTAAATTAAGAAATAAAAATATTGCAGTTATAGCGAATGCAGCTTCCCAAGTAAAGGGAGTGCATTTAGTTGATATATTATTGAAGCATGGTGTAATAATTAAAAAGATATTGGCTCCTGAACATGGCTTTAGAGGTCAAAAAGATGCTGGGGAATTTGATGAAGATACCATAGATACGCGCACAGGTATAGAAATTGTGTCACTATATAAGCAGCAATCAAAAAGACTTACCCCTTCTATGTTAGAAGGGATAGACTTGGTTATTTTTGATATTCAGGATGTTGGAGTTCGCTTCTTTACCTATATCAGTACATTGCATTATGTGATGGAAGCGTGTGTTTCCTGTTCCAAACCATTATTGTTACTAGATAGGCCTAATCCCAATGCACATTATGTAGATGGGCCTGTGCTAGAAAAGCATGTACAATCTTTTATAGGCATGCATCCTATTCCTATTGTATATGGTCTTACCATAGGTGAGTTGGCGAGCATGATCAATGAGGAAGGGTGGTTAAAAGATGGGTTAAAATGTAATTTAGAAATTATATCACTCAAAAACTATACCCACCAAACTGGCTATGAATTACCACATAAGCCCTCACCGAATTTAGCCAACAGGCAGGCTGTAGCACTCTATCCTTCTTTAGGGCTTTTTGAAGGAACCATTATGAGTGTTGGGAGGGGCACAGATTATCCTTTTCAGGTAATCGGTTATCCAGATAAAACCTGGGGTAATTTTAATTTTATTCCTGTTAGTATACCGGGCATGGCTACTTCGCCCAAATATCAAGATAAGCAATGTTATGGGCTTGACCTTCGAGAGGTGATACCTAGCTCTTTTATTAAACTAGCTTATCTATTACATTTTTATAAATTAGCCAAAGAACAGAATATACCTTTCTTTGAGAAAAGTTTTGACTTACATGCAGGTCATGCAACTCTTCGACAGCAAATAGAAGCAGGCCTGTCTGAAAAAGAAATAAGAGCTAGTTGGCAAGCAGATTTAAACAGATATAAGATTTTACGTAAAAATTATTTACTTTATCCAGAATAA
- a CDS encoding superoxide dismutase, translating to MAFELPTLPYAPEALEPHIDATTMQLHHAKHHQAYLDKFNKAIEGTDLAARSIEDILKNVSNYSVVVRNNGGGYYNHNLFWPMLTPNGGGEPTGAIVDAINQKFQGFAQFKEAFAQAALEQFGSGWAWLCKDITGELFICSTANQDNPIMDIVEEGSRGIPVLGLDVWEHGYYLKYQNRRAEYIDAFWNIVNWEEVNKRFQAPMP from the coding sequence ATGGCTTTTGAATTACCAACGCTTCCGTATGCACCTGAGGCATTAGAGCCACATATAGATGCTACAACCATGCAATTGCACCATGCTAAGCATCACCAAGCTTATTTAGATAAATTTAATAAAGCTATAGAGGGCACTGACCTAGCAGCAAGATCAATAGAAGATATTCTTAAAAATGTAAGTAATTATAGTGTGGTAGTAAGAAATAATGGAGGAGGATACTATAATCATAATCTATTTTGGCCTATGCTTACACCCAATGGTGGAGGAGAACCTACAGGTGCAATAGTAGATGCGATCAATCAAAAATTCCAAGGCTTTGCTCAATTCAAAGAAGCTTTTGCCCAAGCTGCACTAGAACAATTTGGCTCTGGATGGGCTTGGTTATGCAAGGATATTACAGGCGAGCTATTTATCTGTTCTACTGCCAACCAAGATAATCCGATTATGGATATAGTGGAAGAAGGGTCTAGAGGAATTCCTGTACTAGGGTTAGATGTTTGGGAACACGGCTATTACCTTAAATATCAAAATAGAAGGGCTGAATATATAGATGCTTTTTGGAATATAGTTAACTGGGAAGAAGTAAATAAAAGGTTTCAGGCACCTATGCCTTAA
- a CDS encoding nucleoside deaminase, whose protein sequence is MDKQSSYQKIVFDDEYFMRIALQEAMKAYEVNEIPVGAVVVSNNRIIAKAHNQVEKLKDATAHAEMLALSSAFSYIGGKYLPDCTLYVTLEPCLMCASATFWSKLSRIVFSASDIRLGYRTFGTNVLHPKTKIDAGILEQESQKVLQSFFAKLRE, encoded by the coding sequence ATGGATAAGCAATCTTCCTACCAAAAAATAGTATTTGATGATGAGTATTTTATGCGTATAGCCCTACAAGAGGCTATGAAAGCGTATGAGGTAAATGAAATCCCAGTAGGGGCAGTAGTCGTTAGCAATAACCGTATTATTGCTAAAGCACATAATCAAGTAGAAAAGTTAAAAGATGCTACAGCGCATGCTGAAATGCTGGCGCTTTCTTCTGCATTTAGCTATATAGGCGGTAAGTATTTGCCAGACTGTACCTTATATGTAACACTGGAGCCTTGCCTGATGTGTGCTAGTGCAACTTTTTGGTCTAAATTATCTAGAATTGTTTTTTCAGCAAGTGATATAAGGCTTGGTTATAGGACATTTGGCACTAATGTTCTACATCCTAAAACGAAAATAGATGCTGGAATACTAGAGCAAGAAAGTCAAAAAGTTTTACAGTCCTTTTTTGCGAAATTAAGGGAATAA